The Chryseobacterium shigense genomic sequence TTTATTAGCCAATTGGCCAACAATGGAATCTATTTCAGATTTAACTTTTTGAGCTTGTTGCTCAGCCAATTCTGTAACTAACTCGTTATTAATTAACAAGGAAATAACATCGTCACTTTTGACATTAATTATCTTTTCAATAACAGATATTACTCTTTTGTTTCTTGTTAAATTATCCTCTTTAAACTCTTCCTTTGATTCATTCCATTTGCTGTCATTAAGAACTTTTTTCTCTATTTCAGACTCAGGAATTTTGGAACTATCCCATTTAATACCTTCTACAACAAATCTTTCTAGCCTCCTAAATGTTTTGAAATAATATCCATATGGTGTATCATTTTTAGTCAATTGCTCAAAGTGTTTATTATTATCGACACCTGATCTATTAGAAATAATAAAAAAATTTTCATTTTCATCATCAAACTCAACTTCATTAATTTCGATCCTTCCTATAACTTCACGAGTCCCTAAAAATCTATTATATCCCTGTCCTTTTCTTATTTCCATTCCTAGCCAATCATTACCATCGTCACCATATGGAGGTATCCTAAAACCATTAATAAATAGAAAAATTGATCCAAATTCTTTTGACCTAATGCCTGTTTGTCTTCTAAAATAAGCCTTAGAATATGGATTTAAATAATAGATATTAATTTCAATATTTTTCAACAGATTGTATGGGTTATGCTCTACTAAAGTAAATATCTCTTTTCCCCTATCAGTTAATTTTGTAGTAATTAGACTTCCGTCCGCAGAAATGACAGAATTAATATAAGTGGCTTTGAAATTTAATTCACTAAAAATTCGATTTTTAATTGTTCCGTTAATTTTTTCACTCTCAGGAAAGTCCTCTTCAAACTCTTCAAATTCTTTAGCATCTATTGTAATATCAAAAGCCTCAGATTCAAAGTTTTGATTTGGATTTATAAAACGTTCAAGTTGCCTTTTAAGAGATTTTATTTTATCGAAATCCCAAATATCTCTTAAATTATCAATGAATAAAGTGGTTCCACTTCTAAATGCCTTTAGGCCAGTTTCTTGTATATATTGTGACGAAGAAATCTCAATTAACTCAAAATCAACATCCTGAATATTTTTTTTTATATCATCTATTTTCTCAAATCTTGTCCAATCAATCGATAGCTTTAGTAAAGGATTACCTGCTTTCTTAGTATATAGAACAAGTGATTTTCCAAGTCTATCGCAAGAAAACCTCCCAACTCCTTTATTACCTGCTAGATTTCTATTAAATTCATGCTTTTTAGTTTTTTTTTCAGAATAAGCTATATTTAACCATTTATTTATCAGATCGTATTCTGACATTCCAGAGCCAGTATCACGGAGAATAAATTTTGAATTATTTGACTTTTTATATTCTTGGGGTGTTTTATTTGTAATAACATCTCTAAATATAATGTTTGCGTCTTTAGAGCCAGCATCGAATGAGTTTTTAACCAATTCCAATACAGCAACATTATCATCGGTAATTAAATCTTTTCCAATAATATTTTTTAGCAATACATTCGTTCTAAAATTTACTTTTGCCATTATACGATAAGTTTTTGAAGAATTATGCCCGCTTGTTCTGCAAATAACGGTGGAATAGCATTACCTATTTGGGTATAGCGCGGAACCTCTTGAGTTCTTCTAAGTCCTCCTGTTGTATATTTACCTTGAAATTCGTACCAATCAGGAAATGATTGTATCCGTGCGTATTCTCTAACTGTGAGTATACGAGGTTCGGAATAATGTATATAATCATCTGGCAGAGTGGTAATAGTTGGACTTTTACTGTCTCCGCATAATGGTATTATGGTATGTTTTTTTAAATTATATCTTTCACGAACATCCTTGCTTAGATCTAGATTTCTACGATTAGTTGACAAATCAAGTATCATTTTGAATCTTTCTGTAGTTGCAGGTGTATGCTTTGGAAACCTATGGCTATCAGCTATTTCACGACGGATCCATTTACGCATATATATCTGATAGGAAGATTGTTGTTGACCATATTTTCCTGCTTGGAAACTTCTGGTGTCTGGTGACTCCGCTGTTCCGTTTGACTTAAGAAGATCAGAAATGGCATCTTGTAAATTGGTATCTTTTGATAGCCCTTTTTTTTCGAGAAAACTAAAAGATTTAGATTCAAGTGATAAGAAAAAGTTATCAACTAACTCTTGAGATGAATTCTGAATATCATTTCTAACACCTATAAGTATAAATCTGGTTCGCTTCTGTGGTACACCATAATCGCCAAAATTCACAAGCCTTCCTTTTACATAATATCCAAGGTTTTGTAATTTTTGTGTTACAACTGAAGAGTAAGCAATACCCTTTTCTTTATTTTTTTTGAACTCCATAGTAAAGCCTTTGACGTTCTCAAAAAAAATGACTTTTGGCTTAACATATTCTACGAATTTAATATATGAATTTATCAAGTCATTACGTTCATCAGTTTCATTTCGTCTACCCGCCATTGAAAAACCTTGGCATGGAGGCCCCCCAGCAACCAGTGAAACACTACCCCTCAAAGACTTTAAATTTTTCTTATAAGTTTTCAAGACAGAATTGATATCGTGGTTTTGTTTAGGTAACCATTCTGGCCAATCAAAATGTTTTTTCTTATTTATTAGATTGTGTTCTAATGTTTTGAAAGCATCTGGGTTTTTTTCTATTGCGAATAAACCATTCCAACCTGCGTTATGTAGCCCTAAAGAAAGGCCCCCACAGCCTGCAAATAGATCGATATATAGGTTGTTAGTTTTCATGTATACAAAATTCGTTTAATATACAAAAGTATTTAATAACTTTATAATATAAAAGATTTTTTTTAATTGAGTATATCTAAAAGCAGTTCATTGCATAATCCATTTTACTTCATTTTTTAAAAGCACAACTATAGGTCAATTATTTTAATTATAATACACTAATTTAAAATTCCAACATCTGAATTGAATAAGTTTTAATATATTAGACTTAAAACAAAATAATGACACCAGCTGAGGAAATAGCTTTACTATTAGAAGAGAACAGCAAAATAATTGGAACTACTTATACAGGCTCTCCCTATATGGCGATACAAAATATAATTCGTTGTATAGATACAGTATTGCCATTTTATAGACATTCAGAAAAATTATCTCCAGAAGAAGTCAATCAATATAGAAGTCTTATTGAATATGGTTGGCCAAGATTGTTAAAACCATATTATTTTAATTTAGATATTAATGAGAATTTGCCTTTTGCGATTATGACAGATGAATCAGTAAGTTGGACAACGTTAAATATAACTTATTGTGGCAAGATTGAATTTTGTAGACAATTACTTTCATATGAAAAAGCAGGCTTAATAAACTTTAAAAAGAAAAATAAAACACATTATACTTTTTCATTTTGTAATAAAAAAAATAATGGAATCGAATCATTTGACAGATATAGTTTGGATTTCTATAAAGATAATTTTGTAAAAAAAATCATTGAAGAAAAAAGAGCTGCTAAACCTTTCAATATAAATAAGATAAAGAGTGACTTTAAAAAATTAATTCTTAATCCTTTTGGGAAACTAATTAGCTATAATACAACTCCTGAGATTGATGAATATTATGATGAGGAAGGGCATTATCGCCTATTATTAATGCAGGGATATGACGATTTTGCGAATAGTGATTCTTTTGGAGGAATAGAATACTGGAAGTATATAACCATTATTGAATTAATTATTGGCGTTGGTTTAAAACATACAGATGCCTGTTTCATGTTAATTGAAAAAAATCCCCAAACAATGTTTGAAAACACATTAACATATACACAATCAAAAAACAAGGCAATTAGCGACTACGCAGAATATTTAAACTGGTCATTAAATGATGTTAAACAAATATTTGAAGCAATCACCTTAACAAAAGATAATTTTGATTATTACCTTGAATATCCCTGCACGCCACCCCCCATATTTATTGAAGTGGGTGGAGAGCTATTAATAAGATCAATTGCAGGTTGTTTTTCAAATCCTTTTTCTATTTTAAACAGGGAGCTAAAACGTAAATATAAAAAAGATTATGATAAAGCTGTAAATAACCGCGAAACAAGATTTAGAAATGAGTTATTTTATTTGTTTCCACAAGAAAACATAATAAAAATTAAAAAAGAAATTAATATCTCTTTTCAAGATATCAGAACCGATATTGACGCAGTTATTTTTGATAAGGAAACAGGCACTTTAGGCTTATTTCAACTAAAATGGCAAGATCCATATGCAGCTTCTATGAAGGAAAGATATAGTAGAATATCTAATTTGTTCCCTAAGGCAAATGAATGGATAAAAAAAATACAAAATTGGTTGGATATAAATAGCAACCAAACTATTCTGAATGCATTACAAATCGATAAGGAGCTTGATATAAAAACCGAGATCAAAGATATATATATCTTCATAGTTTCACGGAACCAGATAAATTACACAGGTGTTGAGCTGAATGAGAATGCCGCCTGGAGCTCTTGGTACCAGTTAATAGAAAGTCATGCGAGTATTAAAACTGAATTTAATGATCCCATAAGGGAAATGTTTGTAAAAA encodes the following:
- a CDS encoding DNA cytosine methyltransferase → MKTNNLYIDLFAGCGGLSLGLHNAGWNGLFAIEKNPDAFKTLEHNLINKKKHFDWPEWLPKQNHDINSVLKTYKKNLKSLRGSVSLVAGGPPCQGFSMAGRRNETDERNDLINSYIKFVEYVKPKVIFFENVKGFTMEFKKNKEKGIAYSSVVTQKLQNLGYYVKGRLVNFGDYGVPQKRTRFILIGVRNDIQNSSQELVDNFFLSLESKSFSFLEKKGLSKDTNLQDAISDLLKSNGTAESPDTRSFQAGKYGQQQSSYQIYMRKWIRREIADSHRFPKHTPATTERFKMILDLSTNRRNLDLSKDVRERYNLKKHTIIPLCGDSKSPTITTLPDDYIHYSEPRILTVREYARIQSFPDWYEFQGKYTTGGLRRTQEVPRYTQIGNAIPPLFAEQAGIILQKLIV
- a CDS encoding sensor histidine kinase, coding for MAKVNFRTNVLLKNIIGKDLITDDNVAVLELVKNSFDAGSKDANIIFRDVITNKTPQEYKKSNNSKFILRDTGSGMSEYDLINKWLNIAYSEKKTKKHEFNRNLAGNKGVGRFSCDRLGKSLVLYTKKAGNPLLKLSIDWTRFEKIDDIKKNIQDVDFELIEISSSQYIQETGLKAFRSGTTLFIDNLRDIWDFDKIKSLKRQLERFINPNQNFESEAFDITIDAKEFEEFEEDFPESEKINGTIKNRIFSELNFKATYINSVISADGSLITTKLTDRGKEIFTLVEHNPYNLLKNIEINIYYLNPYSKAYFRRQTGIRSKEFGSIFLFINGFRIPPYGDDGNDWLGMEIRKGQGYNRFLGTREVIGRIEINEVEFDDENENFFIISNRSGVDNNKHFEQLTKNDTPYGYYFKTFRRLERFVVEGIKWDSSKIPESEIEKKVLNDSKWNESKEEFKEDNLTRNKRVISVIEKIINVKSDDVISLLINNELVTELAEQQAQKVKSEIDSIVGQLANKTLTSEQISQIISELNVSKKEVEGFPSQESGIEELKLEQEKLRLELQEKYEQTKKLEEERKKLKAELELEKQKNTYLLTSKRTLSEDAKGLIHNVKQTSKKSKQNAQSLYNSFIEENVKKSSALKNLSTIIYNSDKALKISNLITRANFKANSDYQDVNIIRFIEQYLDLYNVMFEDNNIAFSIENNVDSFWKRISILDISLVFDDLISNSIKARAENVRIITSLDEEGNLIIIFSDDGTGLAENFINKPDVIFELGVTTTDGSGIGLNYVKNTLSKMQGKIKFIGNNVNLKGASFELRISKAYN